A window of the Bacteroidales bacterium genome harbors these coding sequences:
- a CDS encoding indolepyruvate oxidoreductase subunit beta produces the protein MKTDLVLAGVGGQGILSIAATIGMAALENNLFLKQAEVHGMSQRGGAVQSNMRISDKEIASDLIPKGEADIILSVEPMEALRYIPYLSKNGWIVTNSTPFININDYPEISDIIKTIKSQKKYIIIDADKIASDLGSKRSSNIVVLGAATPFINIPYDCFEAGIRKIFERKGEDIVQANINALRAGKEFTMKNKS, from the coding sequence ATGAAAACAGATTTAGTTTTAGCCGGTGTCGGAGGACAAGGAATATTATCAATTGCAGCAACTATTGGTATGGCAGCCTTAGAAAATAATCTTTTCTTAAAACAAGCCGAAGTTCATGGTATGAGTCAAAGAGGTGGAGCAGTTCAATCAAACATGAGAATATCTGACAAAGAAATTGCTTCGGATCTTATACCAAAAGGAGAAGCTGATATTATTTTATCCGTTGAACCTATGGAAGCACTAAGATATATACCATACTTATCAAAAAACGGATGGATTGTAACTAATAGTACGCCTTTTATCAATATTAATGATTATCCCGAAATAAGCGATATAATTAAAACAATAAAATCACAAAAAAAATATATTATTATTGATGCTGATAAAATAGCATCAGACTTAGGCTCAAAAAGATCATCAAATATTGTTGTATTAGGTGCTGCTACTCCTTTTATTAATATCCCGTATGATTGTTTTGAAGCAGGTATTCGTAAAATCTTTGAACGAAAAGGAGAAGATATTGTGCAAGCTAATATCAATGCTTTAAGGGCAGGAAAAGAATTTACGATGAAAAATAAATCATAA